The following coding sequences lie in one Psychrobacter arenosus genomic window:
- the wrbA gene encoding NAD(P)H:quinone oxidoreductase, translating to MTTSPTTAQPYVLVLYYSNHGTTKSLAYAIAQGIEDGGMTARIRTVPAVAAETQVAKPAIPEEGDLYCTMEDLKECSGLALGSPTHFGNMGAPMKYFWDNSVTVWLAGNLQNKPACVFTATGSMHGGQETTLLTMMLPLLHHGMMILGIPYSEPGLNRTNRGGTPYGASHVSGAAHDQPVTADERGLAIAQGRRLAIAAKALVNTKWQ from the coding sequence ATGACGACTTCACCTACTACTGCGCAGCCTTATGTCCTAGTCCTCTATTATTCTAACCATGGCACGACTAAGTCACTTGCCTATGCCATCGCGCAAGGGATAGAAGATGGGGGCATGACCGCGCGTATCCGTACCGTTCCTGCGGTAGCGGCTGAAACCCAAGTCGCCAAACCGGCCATTCCAGAAGAGGGCGATTTGTATTGCACTATGGAAGATTTAAAAGAGTGCTCGGGTCTAGCATTAGGCAGCCCCACGCACTTTGGTAATATGGGCGCCCCCATGAAATACTTTTGGGACAATAGCGTCACCGTTTGGCTGGCAGGCAACCTACAGAATAAGCCTGCCTGCGTCTTCACTGCTACCGGCTCGATGCACGGCGGCCAAGAGACCACGCTGCTGACCATGATGCTGCCGCTATTGCACCATGGCATGATGATTTTAGGCATTCCTTATTCTGAGCCCGGCTTAAACCGTACCAACCGTGGGGGCACGCCTTATGGGGCCTCGCATGTCAGTGGTGCGGCTCACGACCAGCCTGTGACCGCCGATGAGCGTGGGTTAGCGATTGCCCAAGGTCGCCGTTTAGCGATTGCTGCCAAAGCGTTAGTAAATACCAAATGGCAATAA
- a CDS encoding YihY family inner membrane protein — protein MNNLLQKLPFFNKPWFQFIRFLLRHFTEDDCQQKAASLTYTTMLSIVPIFTVVLMILSSVPALESVRAQIYSVIYSNLLPQSSVQVSQYINDFAEKSTNLTVVGIIALFFTTIMTLTTIEKAFNQIWRVEDRSGGFKSILRYWTIVTLGPLVLGTAFLASSAVQSLSFLNQQIAGYGIDWSFWVQVVSIIVTMAGFIGMYWFIPKARVPVKNAAIAGIFVTIVFELLKHTFGVVMANFTSYEAIYGAFAALPIFLLWIYLSWNLILLGVEISYTLTIFETKEVYPRHPLLSLLDMLNVVYSHHQRGESVSEQQLRDVLGRKELPKWYTYLNYLQDSDLITTTEENNYVLKRDLNQMSLWDFYRTLPYPLPIKDELDEMDENDMQPWLGLLVEHFVNTEAYAKEELDLSLAAIFAHSEPRKKSNTKNTFAGQKHPNGKLDKMVDAEAFERDADLVTDNYDREIVIPDGAEDNHSARGKTQTGNRSRAIAAPAGGSGNIITEADNPERS, from the coding sequence ATGAATAATTTACTCCAAAAACTGCCTTTTTTTAACAAGCCTTGGTTTCAGTTTATTCGCTTTCTGTTAAGGCACTTCACTGAAGATGATTGCCAACAAAAAGCGGCCTCGTTGACTTACACGACCATGTTGTCAATTGTTCCTATATTCACTGTGGTATTAATGATTTTATCGTCAGTACCTGCATTAGAGAGCGTACGGGCGCAAATCTATAGTGTTATCTATAGCAACCTATTGCCGCAGTCTAGCGTACAAGTGAGTCAATACATTAATGACTTCGCTGAAAAGTCGACCAACTTGACTGTGGTCGGTATTATCGCGCTATTCTTCACCACCATTATGACCTTGACCACGATTGAAAAAGCTTTTAACCAAATCTGGCGGGTAGAAGATCGCTCAGGTGGTTTTAAAAGTATCTTACGCTATTGGACTATCGTGACTTTAGGGCCTTTAGTTTTAGGTACGGCTTTTCTTGCCTCTAGTGCCGTACAAAGCTTAAGTTTTTTAAATCAGCAGATCGCCGGTTATGGGATTGATTGGTCATTTTGGGTGCAAGTGGTCTCTATCATCGTGACTATGGCCGGTTTTATTGGCATGTACTGGTTTATTCCTAAAGCCCGCGTACCGGTGAAGAATGCCGCTATTGCTGGTATCTTTGTCACCATCGTCTTCGAGCTGCTAAAGCACACGTTTGGCGTAGTGATGGCAAACTTCACCAGCTATGAGGCCATCTATGGGGCTTTTGCCGCGCTTCCGATTTTCCTACTTTGGATTTATCTGTCGTGGAACCTTATCCTATTAGGGGTTGAAATCAGCTATACCTTGACTATCTTTGAGACTAAAGAAGTGTATCCGCGCCATCCCTTGCTTAGTCTGCTTGATATGCTCAACGTGGTCTATAGCCACCATCAGCGTGGCGAGTCGGTCAGCGAACAACAACTGCGCGATGTGTTAGGCCGTAAAGAGCTGCCAAAATGGTATACCTATTTAAACTACCTACAAGATAGCGATTTAATCACTACCACCGAAGAAAACAACTACGTCCTTAAGCGTGATTTAAATCAAATGAGCTTATGGGACTTTTACCGCACGCTCCCTTATCCATTACCGATTAAAGACGAACTCGATGAGATGGATGAGAACGATATGCAGCCGTGGTTAGGGCTATTGGTTGAGCACTTCGTGAATACGGAAGCCTATGCTAAAGAGGAGCTCGATCTGTCTTTAGCTGCTATTTTCGCTCATAGCGAGCCGCGTAAAAAATCCAATACGAAAAACACTTTTGCCGGCCAAAAACATCCTAACGGTAAGTTAGATAAGATGGTCGATGCAGAAGCTTTTGAGCGTGATGCAGACTTGGTTACTGACAATTATGACCGTGAAATCGTGATTCCTGATGGCGCAGAGGATAACCACTCAGCCCGTGGTAAAACCCAGACTGGCAACCGCAGTAGAGCTATAGCTGCACCTGCTGGTGGTAGTGGCAATATTATTACTGAGGCGGATAATCCTGAAAGGTCTTAG
- a CDS encoding cation:proton antiporter — MSSTASLSFLEVGAIFLTITALLSYINHRFIGLPTTIGVMSISLVVSIIAIFLGLLGFDQLIDYEVGLLAQLDFTEVLLDGMLSMLLFAGALHVNIGDLRRYKLPIGILACLGTIVSAVLIAGAVYFVLPLLGFELSFIWCLLFGALISPTDPIAVMGILASAGAPKSLETVIAGESLFNDGIGVVIFVILLGILASGDIPTAGYIGHSLLVEAGGGILFGLILGAILYYLLKSIDSYQEEVLLTLAGVLGGYALASHYHLSGPLAMVMMGLMLGNQGRAYAMSDETRHYVDLFWELIDEILNAILFVLIGLEVVIIAFSGNLFIAAGLAIVIALAARFIVVGLTTKTFSQQLELPKGAWKVLTWGGLRGGISVALVLQLPSGSERDVLLTLTYAIVIFSILVQGLTIGKVAKLVGPSHSKTLSN; from the coding sequence ATGTCCTCTACTGCCAGTCTATCCTTTTTAGAAGTCGGCGCTATATTTCTGACCATTACCGCGTTACTTTCCTATATTAACCATCGTTTTATTGGGCTGCCGACGACTATCGGGGTGATGTCTATCTCTCTGGTGGTTTCTATCATCGCAATATTTTTAGGTTTATTAGGCTTTGATCAGCTGATCGATTACGAAGTTGGTCTGCTTGCGCAACTCGACTTCACCGAAGTTTTGCTCGATGGCATGCTGTCTATGTTGCTATTTGCCGGCGCGCTGCACGTCAATATTGGCGATTTGCGCCGTTATAAACTGCCCATCGGTATTTTAGCCTGCCTAGGTACTATCGTTTCTGCGGTATTAATTGCCGGTGCGGTTTACTTCGTCCTGCCGCTACTGGGATTTGAGCTGTCCTTTATTTGGTGTTTATTATTCGGTGCTTTGATTTCTCCTACCGACCCTATTGCAGTGATGGGCATCTTAGCCTCTGCCGGCGCGCCAAAAAGCTTAGAGACGGTGATTGCAGGTGAGTCCTTATTTAACGATGGTATCGGCGTGGTTATCTTTGTCATTCTGCTAGGTATCTTAGCAAGTGGCGATATTCCGACAGCGGGTTATATTGGCCACAGCTTATTGGTTGAGGCCGGTGGGGGTATTTTATTCGGACTTATTTTGGGGGCGATTTTGTACTACCTCCTTAAAAGCATCGACAGCTATCAAGAAGAGGTATTGCTAACTTTGGCCGGTGTATTAGGCGGTTATGCGCTCGCCAGCCATTATCATTTATCGGGACCACTCGCTATGGTCATGATGGGGTTAATGCTGGGCAACCAAGGCCGCGCTTACGCTATGAGCGATGAAACCCGCCATTACGTAGACCTCTTCTGGGAATTAATCGATGAGATTTTAAACGCCATTTTGTTTGTATTAATTGGTTTAGAAGTGGTCATCATCGCTTTTTCAGGGAACTTGTTTATCGCGGCAGGCTTAGCGATTGTGATTGCTTTAGCAGCGCGCTTTATCGTGGTTGGCTTAACGACCAAGACCTTTAGTCAACAGTTGGAACTGCCCAAAGGCGCATGGAAAGTCCTTACTTGGGGTGGCTTACGCGGGGGTATCTCAGTCGCTTTAGTGCTGCAATTACCGAGTGGGTCTGAGCGTGATGTTTTACTGACATTGACCTATGCTATCGTGATTTTCTCTATCTTGGTCCAAGGTCTGACTATTGGTAAAGTGGCTAAATTAGTAGGCCCTAGCCACTCTAAGACCTTGTCTAATTAA
- a CDS encoding DUF2127 domain-containing protein — MTERPSEHVESSKQRAAPKTSPLLAPNDETLNSSPLANDAALNHPSTLEPPLTDSAIPPASRSIQAVAIYEIFKGVGALIAAWLLWLKHRDLNTWLSNATALWRKEFGQLLIAQVDSVVASALKASVHWQLFVGIILGYASLRFIEAYGLWKDKTWAYWYSVIGYGIFIPLELYYLIVNPLDWFNVFIFVLNIVIVIIVYRNMKRKGLI, encoded by the coding sequence TTGACTGAGAGACCGTCCGAGCACGTTGAGTCATCGAAGCAACGTGCTGCGCCGAAAACCTCACCGCTACTAGCGCCCAACGATGAAACTTTAAATTCGAGCCCCCTAGCTAATGATGCTGCGCTTAACCACCCCAGTACTCTTGAGCCACCGCTGACCGATAGTGCTATACCGCCTGCCAGCCGTTCTATACAAGCCGTCGCCATCTACGAGATATTCAAAGGGGTAGGGGCGCTCATTGCGGCTTGGTTACTGTGGCTCAAGCATCGGGATTTAAACACTTGGTTGAGCAATGCCACGGCTTTATGGCGCAAAGAATTTGGACAACTGCTGATTGCGCAAGTTGATAGCGTAGTGGCCTCTGCCCTAAAAGCTAGCGTACATTGGCAGCTGTTCGTAGGTATTATTCTGGGGTATGCGAGTCTACGCTTTATCGAAGCCTATGGCCTGTGGAAAGATAAGACTTGGGCTTATTGGTACAGCGTTATTGGCTACGGCATTTTTATTCCGCTTGAGCTGTATTATTTAATTGTGAATCCATTGGATTGGTTTAACGTCTTTATCTTCGTTTTAAATATTGTCATCGTCATTATTGTTTACCGCAATATGAAACGTAAAGGCTTGATTTAG
- a CDS encoding dihydroorotase: protein MKNLLPDAFNTAALLKQLDHAEHATSASSQTEKWLMPPLVDLCARLREPGSQQHGTLKSEGRAARKNGFLHVVLPPDTNPVLENGSLLKGLRERALQDGGIYLHILGALTAGLEGERPANVAGLQQGGCIAVTNAGKPFANSLVMLRTLEYAATFGLKVFFYPNEPSLAAGGVAHEGYIASFHGLQGIPWIAETVALSKQLLMVEETGISAHFSQLSCKSSVELMRWAKSKGLPVTCDVAMHQLHLTDDDIEGFNALAYVLPPLRSNTDQQALRDGLADGTIDAICSHHEPLNVTAKKAPFAETTPGISNFDTFMALACRLVAEDVLTPEMLVEKICTNPAKIAGISAAYEKIGGAIIVDPAYEWQVSAETMYSQGKNTPFIGQQLNGRVVETLFD, encoded by the coding sequence ATGAAAAACCTACTCCCTGATGCCTTTAATACCGCTGCTTTATTAAAACAGTTAGACCATGCAGAGCATGCTACCAGCGCATCTAGTCAGACAGAAAAATGGCTAATGCCGCCGCTAGTAGATTTATGCGCGCGCCTACGTGAGCCCGGCAGCCAGCAACACGGTACGCTAAAGTCAGAAGGTCGAGCAGCCCGTAAAAACGGTTTCTTACATGTGGTATTGCCACCCGATACCAATCCCGTGCTAGAAAACGGTTCGCTGTTAAAAGGCTTACGCGAGCGTGCCCTGCAAGACGGCGGTATCTATTTGCATATATTAGGAGCACTGACGGCAGGACTAGAAGGCGAGCGCCCGGCTAACGTTGCCGGTCTACAGCAAGGTGGTTGTATTGCCGTGACCAATGCGGGTAAGCCTTTTGCTAACTCGTTAGTGATGCTACGTACCTTGGAATATGCGGCAACTTTTGGCTTAAAAGTATTCTTTTATCCGAATGAGCCTAGCTTAGCGGCAGGCGGAGTAGCGCATGAAGGGTATATCGCTTCTTTCCATGGTCTGCAAGGGATACCTTGGATTGCCGAAACCGTCGCTTTGTCTAAGCAACTGCTGATGGTCGAAGAGACCGGTATATCCGCCCATTTTAGCCAATTGTCCTGCAAGTCTTCGGTAGAGCTAATGCGTTGGGCAAAAAGCAAAGGGTTGCCGGTCACTTGTGATGTAGCGATGCACCAATTGCATTTGACCGATGATGATATCGAAGGCTTTAATGCGTTGGCTTATGTGTTGCCACCCCTGCGCAGTAATACCGATCAGCAAGCGTTACGCGATGGCCTAGCAGATGGCACGATCGATGCTATTTGTAGTCATCATGAACCTTTGAATGTGACCGCTAAAAAAGCCCCGTTTGCTGAGACCACGCCTGGTATCTCCAACTTTGATACCTTTATGGCACTGGCTTGTCGCTTGGTGGCAGAAGACGTATTAACGCCAGAGATGCTGGTCGAAAAGATTTGTACCAACCCAGCGAAGATAGCTGGTATCAGTGCTGCCTATGAAAAAATTGGCGGCGCGATTATCGTAGACCCTGCGTATGAGTGGCAAGTGAGCGCAGAGACTATGTATTCTCAAGGGAAGAATACGCCTTTTATCGGCCAACAGCTCAATGGCCGAGTTGTGGAGACACTTTTTGACTGA
- a CDS encoding aspartate carbamoyltransferase catalytic subunit encodes MPSSANSANRYDPDSIHQRLNTSLSRPQLNEDGHLRHFLGVEGLNKAQLQTIIAKAESFFDEQGQLINSPELEGCTVMNLFFEPSTRTRTTFEVAEKRLGANVLNIDIARSSTKKGESLRDTLWNLQAMTADIFVVRHSASGAAHFMATEVTPDIAIINGGDGWHAHPTQGMLDMLTIHREAPRPFEELSVAIIGDIKHSRVARSDISALKTLGVKDIRVIAPKTLLPKGIERYGVTVYENLDEGVRDCDVIMGLRIQNERIGSPLLANSSEYYKHYGITPERLALAKPDALVMHPGPMNRGVEIASSVADGPQSVILKQVNNGIAIRMAVLSLAMQGQREYQQLQRELQLNSTNLKQTGA; translated from the coding sequence ATGCCAAGCTCTGCAAACAGCGCGAACCGCTATGACCCAGATTCTATTCATCAACGTCTCAATACCTCGCTTAGCCGACCTCAGTTAAACGAAGACGGGCACTTGCGCCACTTTTTGGGCGTGGAAGGGCTGAATAAAGCCCAGCTGCAGACGATTATTGCCAAAGCTGAGTCGTTTTTTGATGAGCAAGGTCAGCTGATTAACAGCCCTGAGTTAGAGGGTTGCACGGTGATGAATTTATTCTTTGAGCCTTCTACCCGCACGCGCACAACTTTTGAAGTGGCAGAAAAACGGCTAGGGGCGAATGTCTTAAATATCGATATTGCCCGCTCTAGTACCAAAAAAGGCGAGAGCTTGCGTGATACCTTATGGAATCTCCAAGCGATGACGGCGGATATCTTTGTCGTGCGCCACTCTGCTTCTGGTGCTGCCCATTTTATGGCGACGGAAGTGACACCGGATATCGCCATCATCAACGGTGGTGACGGCTGGCATGCGCACCCTACGCAAGGCATGCTCGATATGCTGACCATTCACCGTGAGGCACCGCGCCCTTTCGAAGAGTTGTCGGTAGCTATCATTGGCGATATCAAGCACTCACGGGTAGCCCGTTCAGATATCAGCGCCCTAAAGACGCTAGGGGTCAAAGATATTCGGGTCATCGCACCAAAAACTTTATTGCCTAAGGGTATTGAGCGCTATGGTGTAACCGTCTATGAAAACCTAGATGAAGGCGTCAGAGATTGCGATGTCATCATGGGGCTGCGTATTCAAAACGAACGTATCGGCTCACCATTACTCGCAAACTCTAGTGAATACTATAAGCACTATGGCATTACCCCAGAGCGTTTGGCTTTGGCGAAACCTGATGCTTTAGTGATGCACCCAGGGCCGATGAACCGTGGGGTGGAGATTGCCTCAAGTGTGGCAGATGGGCCACAGTCGGTCATCTTGAAGCAAGTAAATAACGGTATCGCTATCCGAATGGCGGTGTTGTCATTGGCTATGCAGGGTCAGCGGGAATATCAGCAATTACAAAGAGAACTGCAGCTTAATTCTACTAATTTGAAGCAAACGGGAGCCTAA